CTCATGGGCATGCGTTTACATCAAGGATCCTGCAGGGGGGGTACCGTTTCCGTTGGGTTCCCAACCACAGCTGAAGTGAGTGACTGCCACAGGGGCTCTTGTGATAAAGGTGCCATAAATCTGAGAGAGAAGTGGGTGGACTGCAGCTGTTAATGCTTAACTCCTAATCTATAGTGATATCTGTAAATGATTACATGATGTCTTCCTCAGGTAGCTTGTGAGCTAATCAGACAAAAGTGGTGCTTTAAGGAAATAAAACTGCCCACTCTGCTGTTtacattctgtttttgtttacacgCCTGGAGATATGAGGAATTTTGAattcattgcattttttgttggaaaatatatattttacaagcCTTGAAATAAACTTCTTTTTGCTTCAATTTTGGAGAAAAACTTGCATTTTGTTTCCCCACACTTGAGCATATATACATGTGTGAAATACAACAAATGTTTAACCAGGTAGAAGAAACTTTTCATTGCGAAATCCTGTGTTTgagcaaagaaacaaatgtaaCCTCATGACCTGCCTTAAGATGCAGAGGcttccttcattttgtttgaatCTGAGTCTGTGTGGCATGAGAAAAGGCCCTGAGCCCTGGTTCTTCACAGCCATCTTCCTTGTCTATTGCCTTGCAAATTTGAACAGGTTTTGTTTGCACCGTTTACATGCTCAATAAGCCTGTTACTTCAACTTGCTAAATGTTGTATTGTGGGAGGTGAAGTCCCCAAATCTCTtctatatttaaacattcataaaaataaatgacaatggaaaatggaaaataaaatcagcatccCAGTAAAGCTGAAAAGAGAACGTTGAACAGTCCAGAGCCTTTTTGTTCCTTAGCCCAGACAAGACACTCCGGACACTGGACACTGTTTTTGGTTCGGTGGTTAGCACAAGGACCGATTCAAAGGCATGTGTGGTGTGTCTTTTTACCacaccttttccttccactcaactttctaatAATAAGCTTGGATGGAGCACATCATACAGTCATTACTTGTTGGGGCTTATTTCACAGTAGAGGTTATTGAACAATTGTCAAGTCTAAATTTAATTTTGGGGTTTCATACTATGTAagcaattataaaaaataactatgGAGACATTTCAAATTCATCACTCCGCAGGCGTGAATCGATATTATAACATGAGTTTCGCTTTTGCATCGAATTACTTGAATAAATTAACCTTCAGTGATATTCTGAAGAGTTGAAGGGTCATGAAGCTCGCTGTGAAACGAATGGCTGCCACGGAGTAAAAAGGCATGCAGAGAGCAAGCCTTGTTTGAGCCGATTGGGGCAAATTTGACCGGTTAAGCGGCCGCcaaactgaagaagaaaaaagaaagtcacaGACACAGTGGGTTTCTAAGGTGAATAAAGGAAGGAGGCTGCAAACAAAAGTCGCGGGAAAGAGGATggaggagataaaaaaaaaaaacctgttcctTAGGTGTTAAGAGTCTGGGTCAAAATGAAAGACTCagggtcaaaataaaaaaatgtcttttaaaaagtgttagGGAAAGATGCctgcaaaaaaattaataaaaagagaaataaatcaacataaCAGAATAGCGATTTCAACCAATTAGTTAGAGAACAACAAGTGTTGACTTTAATTAAAGTGTCAGGTTGCCGAATCAAACAGCAAAGGTGTGTTAAACTGGAGCTCCAGAAGCAGCATCCTGCCTCCCCGTGCACCTGTCGCGCTCTTCCAGGCTCGAGCTCGCGGTGTTTACGGCCCATATGGAGGTAGCAGGTGGCGAGAACGTGCGCACCGCTCGCGCCGTTCAGCCCAGTTAGCGCCACAACAGCAGTTCGTTACCAAGCGGTGTGAACCGCACGACTACACAACAGTTATGTTTTGTAATAGCtgcctgccatgaggcaagatttatttcaatcagatttaattttctGCCAGGACTATTAATTGTTTACATcctaatgcaaaacaaaaaaagtagtaattgcagttagttagttagtcaaaatatttattttgactaaattaaaattaattaaaaacaaatttcagatttgttttacgTAAATAAAGCTATTAAGGATGActattgtaaacatttttcaaggAAATTCCTTCCTCTACATTTCTTGTCTTGCGCCAGTcttcttaaaataataacaacaataatctaaaaatatgtGTGGTTTCTCtgacttttttcaaaacatgaGCATTTTAACGCACACATATTCACCACTAAATCTACACGTGAAAAAAACACTACTCTAACAGATACAACTGGACTTAACGACTCTGTTCGCACTGACTTGTTCAGTGttgtaacaaaagaaaaaatattaaattagaaaataataaaatgattccAAGCTCCTTCTTGGTAAATGATATCAAAATAAGATAGCAAATCCAGCCTCTGGTGTGTAATTAAATTTCAGGTTTAGATTCTTTATGTTGGGCCAACAGCACGCTGCCGCCTCCTCTTTTAAAGCTTTACCgcgttgctgtttttctttactttgtctACTTAATTGTTGCACTGGAAACAAGGACGCAAATGGTATCACCAGACAAGCcacttgaagtaaaaaaaaaaaaaacaggaccaGGCCGCCAATGGCAGAGCAGAAGACGCAGCTTCCCGCTCTGCTGTCCGCCCTGCAGGAGTATTTAGGAGGGGAGTTGGAGCAGGAGAGACCGCAGGTTCACCGAGACAGGTATGACCCGGGTCTCAGCGGGGTGAAGGGGCTAAAAGTGATCTCTGTAGATAGGTGAAAAATTCACATAGGGACATTCAAATAAGTGGGTAAGTAGATCAAATCATGGAATTAAAATATGTGGTGTTGTAGCCCCTCTGTGTATTCCCTTaatctgttgttgctgctgttgctcctagGCAACACATGCAAACTTTCAACAAATCACAGCCCCTACCTGGTTCTTTAGCATTAGAcacttttcaattattttcttattagcTTTCAGTCTTGTTAGACCTTCTTACTGATCAGCTTTGCAGAAACTcgttttgttttgaattgtgAGCTCAATTGTTTAATTGTTCTTCTTTATTAGGAGGATGCTTTAATGAGGATAATACCTTCTCCCTTCAAGGtaagatgaaaagaataaatctctttattcaaattaaatcagaatCTCTCTGGTTTCTAGATTACAGATCTGAGGTGGAGGTGCCAGTGTGGCTGTAgatctgtttgtgtgcagctGCACCCTCTCTGCCCACTGATGCCAAGGTAACCTTTAGAAATACCTGCTGCTGTAGCTGGGCTGCAAAACGTCTCAGGTTGTGTTTTGTGCCGAAGACCTTTGAGTTGTGACTGGTATGGAGGCAGTGTAATGTTAGCTGACGAGTTCTCTTTCAGCTCACAGCGCTCTGCTACCATAACGGTTATATTTACGCTCAACTTGTAAATGCTGGAGGACTTTTCATATAAATATCTTTAGGTAAAGTATCTCTGGTGCTTTTCAGCTGGTTTGTAGGCAGTGTCTCGTTAGCTGGTTGGGTTGTCAGGTGCCAGCTTACCTGCTGCTGCCCTCAAACTGTCTGAGATATCCGCAGCAGCTTGACGTTGTGCAATGCTCAATGAATACAGAGAAATCATTGCAATGTAAATAAAGAACACCACCATGAATGTGAAGGTTCATCCTCTTTCAGTTATTGGTTTCTAGGTGCTAAGAATTATGGTGTACAATACTCTAAGCATATTTATATACCTATACTGAAATGCAAAACCACACAGCACTCattattaataaacataaagCTAATGTAAAAGTTGTGTGTAGAAAAACTAAGTTGTTGCTTCCACCTCGTTTGCAAAGTAAACATCAGCTGTAGCAATGTTCACAAAAAGTAGCTTCATCTCACTCTAGATGCTAAAGGGCCTGGCTTGTTTGCTAGGAGAATGTATAATGAAAATGGTACCAAGACTTAATATAGCACCTGAACCATAAGACTTATGAAAAAATGAGAGATGTTTGCCTGTATTGCACACTATCACCTTTAGAGAAAACAACAATTCATCCACCCACTAATCTGTGCATGGTGGGGCTTTTTATCAGCAGAGATGTTTAAGCatgagaacatgcaaactccatgtagAAAAGCCGTAGGTGAAGATTTGAACAGTGGTTGGAGACGCAACATTTACCACGGTTACAAGGGCATCTCCATGCAGCCCGTTGGAGAAAACAACTGATGATCTTGAagtacattattttattgttggaAGGATGAGATACAGTTAAGAGGCTCAAATCAGACACTAAAAGGTGAAAAGACAGGCTTCATCTTAAAAACAAGATTGTAAACtttagaaaattactttaagaaGCACAATgtagagagatttttttttatttaaaaacccaACACTGAGGGCTCAACAACCTTTTATCTTCAGTGGTATCTTCAATGTCTGATAGAATGGCCAACACTCAAATAAAACCATACCAACACTTCTTTCTGGAGAAACAGATCTCTCTCACATGCCCTCTGCTGACACGTCAGTCATTTCAGGCTTTACCAGCACGGCACCATCTGAGATAAAGTGGCAAAATGTCCCATATCTCCCAAGCATTTGCCATTATAGCTCCCCACGTTTCCTTATGATGATTTCTCGCACCAGTGCTGTGACCTCTTTTCGGACGCTCTCCATGGATTCGTCTGTTTTCCAGAACCGGATCACTTTTCCTTCCTGATTCACGAGAAACTTCCAAAAATTCCACTTTGGTATTTTCTGCacagaatctaaaaaaaaaaaaaaaaaaaaaagactagtttgagtggattatttttttttaaattataatgatatcccaaaacaacaatacaacagcaaacaaaaattttCAACATAGACATTTCTTTActataaacaaatacaatttcCTAACAATGTAACTATGCAAAAACAAGagcatttacatatttgtaagtagtttttttttttttttacatctctttAAAAGTGTGTTGAGCTTTTCCGGTAAAACAATACACAGATGTTTACTGAGAACCTTTGAGAACTCCTCATTGATGTGAATGCCATTCATTTAATACTGGATCATCATGATTTCATCTACTTTGTGCAATATGCCATTCTATTACCACTGGCAGCAAAAAAGATCCTGATGATCCTTTCAATGCCGTGTTTAATAGTTTGTACAGTGCTAACTAGATATGAAAGCCTAATCTTAGCTTCTCCAAACATTGCCTTTTGTTATTGTTTGGACATAGCTGGTTCTCCTGCCaccataaatattttctttgaaaaacatgtgGATAGCTAGTAGTTGAAACAGAGTTTTATTTCTTGCTTGCTTTCTTCTTTCTGGTGTTCTAACAGGACAATGATCTCAAACAACAATCAAAACTAATTCTAGCAGGTTTATAATAGCCTTCTTGGATTTTCTTCCTATAAACATTGACTTCAATTTCAGCCCTAAAGACTTCACTTAAGAGCCTGGGTCTCAGCCAGCAAACAAGTCAATAAAATTGACTTGCAGTGGTAAAATCTTCCAGCCAGAATTTTGCTGGAAGATTGTTGATGTCTAGAAAACAGTTCAACTaacatttatccaaatattagtGCTGTTGTCTAAATCtttccaaatcatttttatgttttaaaaattaccCATCATAAGGAAAAATTAACCAGCCACTGTCTTTTCTGGGTAAAACTCGACCAAGAACCTTCAGAAccctttaattatttaaatatctgactCGATGTATACATTGATTTTATCCTGCACAGGTACCCTTTCGATCCTGTGTGGGTTAGAGAAAAGATCCACACTAAATTCAAGCGTAATATTAATTATATAACCATTACACCCTGAAAAAAACGGACAAGTAATCAATTAAAGTCAGCAACTGCTGTCCGAGATTGTAAATATGCAACAGGACATTATATGTTTTCCTGCCGACCTGTGAGGAACCTGAAGGCAGGCTCAGCCTCCGTGCCCAGGATTTTGATCTTGCTGAAGAAGGGGAACGTCACGCCGTATGTGGACTTGGCGAAGGCCTCGATGTCGCGGCTCAACCCGCGCTCCGTGTCCCCGAACTGGCCGCAGGGGAAGGCCAGGACGTTGAAGTGAGACGTGCCCAGCTCCCGGTGCAGCTCCTGCAGAGACTTGTAGCTCGCCTCCGTGTGCTGGCAGTGACTCGCCACGTTTACAACCAGCGATGCCTGAACAGGACAAAAACCATGGAGCAATCATTATAATAAAACTCTGCACAGAATGTAATGACAAGAAAGTaggaaataaagaagaaaaaagtaatctCTGTTTCCAAATGAAGATTTGCAGAGATTTAATGCCAAACTAAAGACGCCTGGTGATGATGTGGACGTACTTTTCCTCGGTACTTCTCCAGGGATACCGTCCTCCCCTTTGCGTCTTTCACCTCAAACGAATAAAAGTCCTTCTGTTTTCTGGGCTTCACCAGGTGCGTCTGCAGGAGGAACAAACACCCCACACCGACTGTCATGCTCACCAGGACCCTAAGCCTTTTTATTCTGGCTTTGGAGGACTTGGTGGGATAACCTCCGAGAGCCTCCATCTTGGAGGGGGGGAGTTAGGAGTCCTGCAGAAAAGTCTGGGCTGGGCGGACTCGAGGATGAAAGTAAAATGAAGTTAACGGGGTTAAAAAAATCCCTACAAACAGGAAACTCattgccttaaaaaaaaacaacaaaaaacaacagtttctaAAGGCTGTGCTAAATTCAAAAATCACGGTTCTTAAACATTTCATACCATGTTATACCAGGTCAAAAGTTATGAAgaaatttctaataaaatttcTTGGGAGACTTTTTAAATTCGCAGAGACACgaacattttattgtgaaattctTAAGAGGAAACAACTATCCAAAAGTTGATTCTAGGAATTGTTGTCAGCTTTGGGGTGACTATTACTTTTGCCAAAGTATAAAATTTATGAAATGTACAACTTCTCATGcccaatgtttttttattcaaagggCCACAACGAAGCCGACGAAGTCGCATACAAACGCTTCAAGAGGCGGAGCATCCATGGGAGCAGCAGCGGAGGTCCAGCTGCTAGTACACCGCTGCCCTTTGGGGGGCGCTGTGACTCTCTCTTTGAGTTTTACACCTTCTGTCGGAGGCTGGAGCTCGAATTGTCACGGAGAAACCACATGCAAGAACACAATGTCCTGCAATAAGACATGCGAGGTGCTGCAGAAACCTCTGTAACACCTTCTGataaagataataaataatCTTAAATGTGATCAGGAAACTAAGATGTTACCAAAATTAGGATTAAAATTCCAGTTTGTGAAAATAGtatatcaaaaaataaacatatttattatacTCACTTACCCATGACAAGCTTGCAAACTGTTCTTCTTATTCATTGGGTTGCaagatatatttaattatttcactgaCATTAAAGACACatacatgttcatgttttatttaacattattcAAATATACTatggaaatgcaaacaaactaataaaaaacatcaacataaatGTGCACTGTAGAGAAAATGAAGGTTTCATTGCACTGTGcaataaagatgaaataaatgtgttgtGCATCTTGCAGGGTCCTTGCGATGCTGTCTTTTTACCCGCATTGAGGGTACCACTGAACACACACCACTGCACATTCGTGTTGCAATAACACATTTGCACAGCTGTTAAAAACCTCGTCTTGACATATGGTTTGAGTGTAGTTTCACTTCAGTTCATTTTGGTTTATAGGAATATGAACAGTTTCCCATCTCTTACAAGCACATAAAGTTGGTAAATTGCTGTATTGATTACGCGTTTCTGTGGCATTTGAAGCTGAGTCATCTCTGGTGGGCAACTGCAGAAGACATTTGTGACTTTAAACTCACCACAGCAACGCTCTGTGAGATCCAGAAGATGGACGAAAGCAGAAATGCCAACAAATAAGGTTGGTaataaagatgtgcaaaaatgGCTTTTTCAGAGGTCTTTGACTCTCgaattgagtaaaaaaaaaacaaaagtggtgTACAAGTTTAAATCTTTCATGGTGGCAAATGTTCAagaatttcttttaatgttgtCAGCAGCTTGTACTTTCACTGTGCCaggtaaaaatataattactgCCCCACAGTGCCTATAataaagtattcacatccttgaatgattttacaaatcaatcatcatcatcaacataaTTAGTTTCTTTTGACAaagaaatttacaaataaaccCCCTTCATATCAAAGTGAAAATGGATGTCTACAAAATaatggcaaataaataaaaaatgtgtcacATAGATTAATTGACTGCATAAATATTCCCCTGCTTCAATTCAGTACTTAGTATATGCATGTTTGGTAGCAATCACAGAACAGAATCTGTGGATAGCTCTCAATTTTTACTCCATTCTTTCTTGGCAAACTGTTCAAGCTCTGAAAGGTTGTGCGAGGATTCGCTGTGAACAGCCATTTTCAAATCCAGCTACAAACTCTCTATGGGATTTGACTGGGCCACCCCAGAACAGCTACATTGTTGTACCATATGTGAGTCTTTAGCTGGAGGCTTCTAGCTTTACAATAAAGAAGCTGTAGTTCTCTTGCTGCATTCATTTTACCTTCTGCCTTTACCAGCTTTGAGACCCTGTTGCAGTGAAGCATCCCCACAACATGACTCTGCCACCACCTTGCTTCACAGGAAGGATGGTGTCTGCCAAAAATAGTGCCTTGACTGATGGGCAGAAAGTTAAATTTTGGACTAATCATAACTTTCTCCAACATGCCTTTTGATGTCAGCGATTTTCTCCCATATAGCTTTGACTGACAACAGTTGTATGCAGAGTCTCTCTCATCTCAGCTGCTGGAGCTTGTAACTGCGGAGTCACTGATGGCTTCCATCACTAGTCTCTTTGTGCAGTCATTCATGATGTGAGAAAAGGCTGATGAGATTTACACACATGCATATTCCGCTGAATTTTGCATCTGCATtatgtagcttttataaaaatatgttttttacagtacaaatgtgacagtataatatgagacggATCATTTGTGAAAGATTCTAATAAATTCTTAAAGCCCCAAATTGTTACCTTTAAATCTATGATACATATGTAAACTCCTCTGTAGACgtgtttttgtacagtttttattCAGACTTGGCCAGATCTGCTCAAATTAGCACCTCTGTGCTGCTCAATACCTAAAATCATCTTGTCTAGTCAAGTTATGAAATCTACAAACTCTTGCAGATTTCTTACTTAAAGCAACAGAAGCCGCTGGGGCCTGTGTTTGTCTTTAGATCGACTTGCATTCTTATATTTATGTAGTTCCTAATCTCAAACATTACATAAAAGTCTTCTACAAGTCTTATATAGAAATAAAGAACCTTTGCACAAATCACAGTACAtttgaataacattttgatAAGAAAAACACAGGTCTGCATGCATCATGCAAtactttaaattataataaatcaaatcatgtatgtatgtattgttttgttgttgcagagATTAGTGAGAGAACATGTGAGTTGAAGAATTTTGCCAATATGAATTTGCAGGGAAAGACACAATCCCTACTGAATGGCTGctgtaagaaagaaaactttttacaGAAGGGAAGGAAAGTTAAAAAAGATTTAACTTTTCCATTGATcaacattaaataaaagtttagcctttttctatttttcatttgtgctcAGTCACGTGTAGATAACTCGCAGTCTAGGCAAAAGATACACAGCTGTGCAAAAGACATTTCCATGTTCTGCTTTGAGTCAAACCTTTCTGTTAAGGAAGTGAGGTTAGAAGTATAATCACACTTCTTGTCTACAGACCAGAAGAGATAAACTCCTCTTTAGTTAAAGACAGAAATCTCCTCTTATAAAGAAGATCAACTGCGAACTATGGTCATTATGGTCAATATGACTCACAGCTccagcacaaaataaaacttgcatGGAGTTGTTTTTGGCTTTAAATCAAAATAGGTCATTTGTTAATGCGCAGCAAGACAGATTGTCCATAAAACTTCTAGATGCACAGTACCTTGTGTGCATGAAACAGAACGTCGTGCATACTAATCATAAAATGTAATGGTGTGTTAAATTTGTAAGGTTAGAATTCTCCAGGTGCAAGTAAAAACAGGAATTAAATGTACTTAATGTTAGAagaataaactgtttatttgcacATTCTTGGTATGATATTATAACAGTAGCACAGTGGTCTCGTAAAATGTCAATATCTGAACATGCTCAATTTTGACTAAATTGGCTCAAAACACATTCTTCTCAGCATATGCAACTGATTGTTAGTGTGGTCTCTGACCACAGGCAGATGGGTTTTTTATGGTGGTTTTGCTCAAAGAGGTTCTTATGTCATAgcttaaaagctttaaaactatGCACCATCATATTTTAGatctcaaacatttaaaatagtaACAATTATGATCAATGATAATGTGCTCTCTTTTACATGCACCCATTAAAAGACATAAAGCAGTATTGTTGTAGTTATAAGTTGCCTTTTTCGTGCAGTAACATTCCTTGTTTTGTATGTTGGTTATACAGAAAAGGGAAATTGACTTTCCTGtattctgtatatatataaaaaaataactaagcCAGTACAATTTTCTCTTTATCAGTTTCAACTGAGTTCATTAGCCTCTTTTAGTCCAACTCTTCTTCTATCTTTGACCTTTCGGACACCTATCTTCTCGACTGTAGTTGTGATGGAATTGCTGCTGCACCGGGTTTTGCCATTTATCTTTGGATATCTCTGGAACACTTTCAACCTAGTCCAGATTAAAGTCAATCTGTCTGAGCTGGAGTTGGGATGGTAGAGGTATCGGCACAGGGAACAGATGATGAGAGATACAGGTAAGCTAAAAGCTATAAAACCATTTCACAAAAATGGTGGGGGTCTCTATGAGGGGAAATTTGAGACATATTTGTACTAGAGTGACAGTTTGTGGTGTctcactgtttctgttttacgtTTAGTTGGGGATGTTGACCACAAGTAGAGCATGTGGCGTGTTCAGTCACACTTGTCTCTAGTGTCAGCGCTTTCCTGGAAACAGCAGTTATTCAGCAGGTGCTGGATGGTCATCTCTCATCAACAGAAAATTAGTTATTTAAAATTCTTACCTTGTTATTTTACGACTGGATTAgtggtttttgatttttgtcctGTGACTGTAGGCATTAGGATGGTGACCATGGCTGAGAAAAGGGATTGCTACAAGAGGAAGGCAGAAAGATGAACAGCTAAGAATCTGGGAGACAATCTGGATCTTGTTTGACTTCCTTCAATGCAAATTCACAGGTGGTGATGACTTAAAGTCCATTAGATTGTATTATATTCATTACGATTTACTGTGAATAAACCCTTCATGATTTACTCCCTATAAGTCTACAGATCTGTTGTCTCAGATGGAATGGAAAGGAAGATGTTTGGTCTCAGGGCTTCCTCATGAATTTATCACCTGTTGGAGATGGATGCCCCCCTCCCTCAGATGAATCCACCAGCTCACATGTCAGAAGATTAacgaaacaaattaaatgttccaCTTTTGTAGCAGTCACAAATTTCTGTTTAACACATTTTCACCACCCTGACAGGAATGCTTGTATTATATCATCGTACTGCTCAGTAATATAGCACATCTGTCATTTCCCACTGAGATAGTTCATTTTTGAGACGGTTTTCACTGACTCATTATCGCTGGGGGTcttcagtgaaaacaaaactattaaTGAGTCATAGCAGTCATATGG
The genomic region above belongs to Xiphophorus maculatus strain JP 163 A chromosome 12, X_maculatus-5.0-male, whole genome shotgun sequence and contains:
- the gpx8 gene encoding probable glutathione peroxidase 8 — translated: MEALGGYPTKSSKARIKRLRVLVSMTVGVGCLFLLQTHLVKPRKQKDFYSFEVKDAKGRTVSLEKYRGKASLVVNVASHCQHTEASYKSLQELHRELGTSHFNVLAFPCGQFGDTERGLSRDIEAFAKSTYGVTFPFFSKIKILGTEAEPAFRFLTDSVQKIPKWNFWKFLVNQEGKVIRFWKTDESMESVRKEVTALVREIIIRKRGEL